The sequence CGCGGGGCGGGGCAGACGCAGCGGGCGGACGCCTTCGAGGCGGCCTGCCCAGTGGTCCAGGCCCGCTTCCAGAGCGTCGGCGCCCGCCTGCTCGCGGCGCGCGAAGTCGGCGTACTGCGCCGGTTCCGGCTGCGCCTCGTCGGCGGTGTCCCCAGCGGCGGGGCCCCCGGTGACGGCCGCGTAGCTCCGGGCCAGTTCCCCGGCCACGGTCTCCAACGAGGCGCCGTCGATGGCGATGTGATGAAACGTCAGCAGAACGGTGTGGTCCTGCTCCCCGTGCCGCAGGACCAGTGCGCGTGGCAGGGGACCGGTGGCGAGATCGAAGGGGCGGTGCGCCTCCTCGGCCAGCAGCGCGCCGGCGCCGTCCGCGTCCGACTCCACGACGCGCGGCGCGATCGTCTCCGGAGCCGGCAGCACCTCCTGGTACGGCTCACCGTCCCGCTGTCCGTAGCGGGTACGCAGGATCTCGTGACGGCGTACCAGCGAGGTCAGCGCGGCGGCCAGCGCGTCCAGGTCGAGCGGGCCGCGCAGCCGGGTGGCGAAGGGCACGCTGTAGGAGGCGTCACCCTGGCCCAGCCGGTCCATCAGCCACATGCGGCGCTGGGCGTGGGAGAGCGGCGCGGGTCCTTGGCGGACGGGCGCGGGAGCGGCGGCGGGCCGGTCGGCGCGGGAGCGGGCCCGGCGCAGCAGCTCCTCCTGGAGCGCCGCGGCGGCGGGGGTGTCAGTGGCCATCGGTGTCCTCCGGGGCGCCGGGGCGCAGATCGCTGTGCGCGGCGAGGAGCGCGCGCTCGACCAGCGCGGCGTGCCCCGCCACCGTGGGGGCGGCGAAGAAGTCGGCGAGCGTCAGCTCGACACCGAGCTCTTCGCGCAGGTCGTCGGTGACCGCGAGCGCGAGCAGAGAATGACCGCCCAGCGCGAGGAAGTCGGCGTCCGCACGCGTGACCTCACGGCCCAGCGACCGGCCCCAGACCTCGGCGACGGCCTGCTCCAGCGGACCCAGCGGCCCGGCCGCCGCGTCGGGCAGGTCCGTGGTGACGAGATCCGTCAGCGCGCGGCGGTCGACCTTCCCCGAAGCGGTGAGCGGCAGCGCGTCGACCATCCGCACCTCGTCGGGCACCAGGTGGGCGGGCAGCACGCCGGCGAGCCGGTCCTGCAGGGTGGCGGGGCGCGGCACCGGGCCGGGCGCGGCCACGACGAAGGCGGCCAGGCGGGCGTCGTCGGGGGCGGGGCGGTGCACGGTCACGGCCGCGTCCGCCACCTCGGGCTGCTCCCGCAGGGCGTGTTCGATCTCCGCCGGTTCGATCCGGAAGCCCCGGATCTTCACCTGGTCGTCGGTCCGCCCGTGGAAGTCGAGGGTGCCGTCCGGACGCCGGGAGACGAGGTCACCGGAGCGGTAGAGGCGCCCCAGCCCCGGCTGCTCGCAAAAGCGCTCGGCGGTCAGCTGCGGCTGACCGGTGTAGCCCAGCGCCAGCCGGCTGCCGCCGATCCACAGTTCGCCGCGCTCCCCGTCCGGGACCGGCTGCCCTGAGTCGTCCAGAAGGTGCACGGTCGCGCCGGCGATCGGCCGGCCGATGGGCAGCTGACCGTCGCAGTCGGCGTCGGTGACGCGGTGGGCCGTGGTGAAGGTCGTCGCCTCCGTCGGCCCGTAGCCGTTGACCAGTTCGAGCCAGGGGAAGGCGTGCAGTACTTCGCGGGCATGGTGCGCGGACAGCGCCTCGCCGCCCACGATCACCGTGCGCAGCAGCGAGAAGAGCCGCGAGCGGCGGGCGGCCAGCTGGTGGAAGAGCGCGGTGGTGAAGAAGGCGACGGTGACACCGTGGCGCTCCACGTGCCGGGCCAGGTCCTCGAACGAGGGCCGTTCGGCGGTGCACACCACCACGGCGGCTCCGTTGGCCAGGGCTCCCCACACCTCGAAGGTCGAGGCGTCGAAAGTCATCGGCGAGTGGAAGAGCACCCGGTCGCGGGAGGTGAGGGTGAGGTACGCCGGGTCAAAGACCAGCTCGGCGATCGCACGGTGCGGGAGGGCCACGCCCTTGGGACGGCCGGTCGAGCCCGAGGTGAACATGATGAACGCCGCGGCGTCCGGGCCGAGTTCGGCGCCGGGGAGGTCACCGCCGTCCACCAGCGGTGCACCGGGCAGCGCAAGAGTCGCACCGGAGAGCTCCGCCGATTCGAGGAGCTTGCCGTCGCCAACGGTCAGCGTGGCGCCCGCGTCGGCGGCCAGGGCCTCGGAACGGGAGCGCGGATGCGCCGGATCGAGCGGTACGCACACGGCGCCCGCCCACCACAGCGCGAGCTGGGCGACGACCGTGCGGGCGGAGCGCGGCATCAGCAGCGCCACGGCGTCACCCTGGCGCACGCCGTGCTCGCGCAGATGGGCGGCGAGCGCCCGGGCCGAGGAGACGAGCTGGGCGTAGGTGAGCGTGGTGTCGCCGTCCGCCACGGCCAGGGCCTGCGGGGTCCGTGCGGCATGCCAGGCCACCAGGGCCGTCAGCCCGGCGGTGGGTGCGGGCTGCCCGGCCTCCGGGGCGGACGCGGGGCGGTCAGCGGCCGGGGTGCGCTCGTCCTGCGGGGTGCCTTCGGTGGGCACGGGATCGTCCTTCCGGGTGTCGGGGTGGTGCGGGGTGGGGGTGGTCATCTCAGGCTCCCGCCGGTTGCCGGGCGGCGAGGCGGGTGTCGACGAGCAGCGCGACGGCACGCAGGTCCGGCTGGCGCAGCAGCTCGGGGGCGCGCAGCCGGACACCGCTCTCCTTCTCGATGACGGTCAGCAGCCGGGCGGCGAGCAGCGAGGTGCCGCCGGCCCCGGTGAAGCTCTCGGTCAGCGAGACCTCGGACCGGGCGAGCAGATCGCGTACGGCGCTCAGCACCAGCCGCTCGCCGGGGGTCGCGCCGCCGATCGGGTCGCCGTCCGCGGGGGCATCGCCGGGACGCGGCGCCTCGGCGGCTGCCTGCCGCGCCAGCTCGGCCCGGTCCACCTTGCCGTTGGCGTCCAGGGGGAAGGAGTCCACGATCCGGACGTCCGAGGGCACCGCCTGCTCAGGAAGCCAGGCGCGTACGGCGGGCAGCAGCGCCTCGGCGGTGAGCACGGCGCCGGCCGCCGGCCGTACATACGCCACCAGCCGGGTGTGGCCGTCGGCGGTACGCGGCGCGGTGACCACGGCGCCGAGGACCGCCGGGTCCTTCTCGAACGCGGCCTCCACCTCGGCCGGTTCGATCCGTACCCCGCTGATCTTGACCTGGTCGTCGAGGCGGCCCAGAAACTCCAGCGTACCGTCGTCCGGCATCCGCACCCGGTCACCGGTGTGGTACAAGCGCTCCACTCCCGGCAGATCGATCCCCTCGGGCACGGCCAGGAAGCGCCGCGCGGTCAGGTCGGGATCGAGGTAACCGAGCGCCAGACCGCTTCCGCCGATGAGGAGTTCACCCTCCGCTCCCCGTGCGACCGGCCGGCCGTCCGCGTCGGCGACGACCACGGTCACGCCGGGGAGGGGATGGCCGATCGGCGGCGCGGACTCCGTGCCCGCCGCGTCGTCCGTGCCCTGCATGGCGTACACGGTGGAGACCACGGTGGCCTCGGCCGGACCGTAGGCGTTGTGGACGGTGGCGGTCACCTCGGCGCCCGGCCGGCGCCGCATCCGGTCACCGCCCACGAACAGATGACGCAGCGCCAGGCCCTGTGGCCAGGGCCGTTCCAGCAGCGGCTCCACCATCGGGGTGGCCGAGACCACCGCCGTGACCGCGGACGCACGCCACCAGTCGGCCAGCACCACCGGGTCCCAGCGGACCTCGTCCGGCGCGGGCACCAGCGCCGCCCCGGACGTCAGCCCGGCCCACAGCTCCATCAGATGAGGGTCGAACGCGACGCCGATCAGCAGGGACTGCCGGTCGCCGGGGGCCAGCCCGGTCGTCGCGCGGTACCAGTCCAGCAGGGTGCCGAGCGCGGGCTCGCCGACGGCCACCGCCTTGGGGCGGCCGGTGGATCCTGAGGTCAGCACGGCGTAGAACGCCCCGGGGGGTGCGGAACGGGCCGTGGGGCCGGGGGCGGTGAATGCCGCCACCACCATGGCGGTGGCGTTGGCGCCCTCGCCCGGCAGCGCCAGCGGCAGGTGTTCGGCGCTCCGGTGCCGGGGCGGCAGGACCTCGGGATCGCCGATCAGACAGACGACGTTCAGGTCCTCGGTGACGGCGTCGGTACGGCGCTCACCGGGACGCGGGCCCAGCGGCAGATAGACGGCGCCGATCCTGGCGAGCGCGACGGCGGTCACCACGAGTGCGGCCGAACGGTCGAGGCAGACGCCGACCAGGTCTCCGGGGCGTACCCGGTCACGCAGCGCCCGGGCGGCCTCGTCGGCGGCGGTGTCGATCTGCCGGTACGTCCAGCGGTGCGCACCGTCGATCACCGCCGGAGCCTGCGGGGAGCGGGCGGCCCACTCCTCGAAGAGGGCGAGCACGCCGCTCCCGCCGGCGGTGGCGGGCAGCGCGCCACTGGCGATGCTGAGCGAGCCCTGCGGTGCGGGCAGTCGGGTGCCGGAGGCGGTCGTCGGGGCCGGCGTCCGGGCGGTCATCGGCTGGGTCATCAGGACTCCGTCACGGTGGTCGAAGCGGCGGGAGCGGGCACGGCGGGGGTGCCGACGGCCGCGAGCGCGGTGGCCTGGTCGGCCAGCACCGGGTTCTGGAACAGCAGCCGCAGCGGCGGACGCTGCCCCAGCCGCGGTTCGAGCCAGGCCGCCAGCTGCGCGGCGAGCAGCGAGTGGCCGCCGGCCCGGAAGAAGTCGGAGGACGCGTCGAAGCGGTCGTGGCCCAGGGCCTCCCGCCAGCCCTCGGCGAGCAGTTCCGTCATCGGATCGGAGGCCGGCGCCGGACCGGACGGCAGCTGCGCCGGGGCGCCGGGGCTCTCCTCGGCGGGGGCGGCCGGCTCCATTACGGCGGCCCGGAGGGTCAGCGCGGCACGGTCCGGCTTGCCGCCG is a genomic window of Streptomyces sp. Edi2 containing:
- a CDS encoding non-ribosomal peptide synthetase; the protein is MTTPTPHHPDTRKDDPVPTEGTPQDERTPAADRPASAPEAGQPAPTAGLTALVAWHAARTPQALAVADGDTTLTYAQLVSSARALAAHLREHGVRQGDAVALLMPRSARTVVAQLALWWAGAVCVPLDPAHPRSRSEALAADAGATLTVGDGKLLESAELSGATLALPGAPLVDGGDLPGAELGPDAAAFIMFTSGSTGRPKGVALPHRAIAELVFDPAYLTLTSRDRVLFHSPMTFDASTFEVWGALANGAAVVVCTAERPSFEDLARHVERHGVTVAFFTTALFHQLAARRSRLFSLLRTVIVGGEALSAHHAREVLHAFPWLELVNGYGPTEATTFTTAHRVTDADCDGQLPIGRPIAGATVHLLDDSGQPVPDGERGELWIGGSRLALGYTGQPQLTAERFCEQPGLGRLYRSGDLVSRRPDGTLDFHGRTDDQVKIRGFRIEPAEIEHALREQPEVADAAVTVHRPAPDDARLAAFVVAAPGPVPRPATLQDRLAGVLPAHLVPDEVRMVDALPLTASGKVDRRALTDLVTTDLPDAAAGPLGPLEQAVAEVWGRSLGREVTRADADFLALGGHSLLALAVTDDLREELGVELTLADFFAAPTVAGHAALVERALLAAHSDLRPGAPEDTDGH
- a CDS encoding non-ribosomal peptide synthetase translates to MTQPMTARTPAPTTASGTRLPAPQGSLSIASGALPATAGGSGVLALFEEWAARSPQAPAVIDGAHRWTYRQIDTAADEAARALRDRVRPGDLVGVCLDRSAALVVTAVALARIGAVYLPLGPRPGERRTDAVTEDLNVVCLIGDPEVLPPRHRSAEHLPLALPGEGANATAMVVAAFTAPGPTARSAPPGAFYAVLTSGSTGRPKAVAVGEPALGTLLDWYRATTGLAPGDRQSLLIGVAFDPHLMELWAGLTSGAALVPAPDEVRWDPVVLADWWRASAVTAVVSATPMVEPLLERPWPQGLALRHLFVGGDRMRRRPGAEVTATVHNAYGPAEATVVSTVYAMQGTDDAAGTESAPPIGHPLPGVTVVVADADGRPVARGAEGELLIGGSGLALGYLDPDLTARRFLAVPEGIDLPGVERLYHTGDRVRMPDDGTLEFLGRLDDQVKISGVRIEPAEVEAAFEKDPAVLGAVVTAPRTADGHTRLVAYVRPAAGAVLTAEALLPAVRAWLPEQAVPSDVRIVDSFPLDANGKVDRAELARQAAAEAPRPGDAPADGDPIGGATPGERLVLSAVRDLLARSEVSLTESFTGAGGTSLLAARLLTVIEKESGVRLRAPELLRQPDLRAVALLVDTRLAARQPAGA